The following are from one region of the Actinoplanes sp. L3-i22 genome:
- a CDS encoding phosphatase PAP2 family protein, with translation MSDPKNQDNRVVERAGWAPVRHFAGRSVLGLIAVIAVGLGFAALLLLVRFHWTPLQDLDHAVAEGLNHQVAGSATKVKILQQISTFGGRVFMTSLVAVVVTMLLIRRRPRLALYLVITGVGAMILDPSLKTLVGRVRPVLESPVAHAPGNSFPSGHALGSMIVYGMLALVLLPGVRNRWRPLFLGFFALIVVLIGFSRIALGVHFLSDVLAGWLLGIAWISTTAYAFRVWRREAGHSAEHVLHDGLEPEAAHDLELTPAEQAVLPHPWVKGAELLVGWVLTFGLLYGLGWTVTNWNPSWDDGFCRWLQTFRTPGLDQASWVWSKAGDTHAILMISLVFCPLALALWRQWRPVLFLVLAMVGELTLFLTSAAAVGRPRPGVEQLDGQMPTSSFPSGHIAATICLWVTIAIIVTARLRQPWRWIFPVLAVVMPLGVATSRMYRGMHHPTDVLGACLLAAAWLTTLWFVVRPNAHAVTAKEAAVENRQLVDA, from the coding sequence CCCCGGTCCGGCATTTCGCCGGGCGCAGCGTGCTCGGCCTGATCGCGGTGATCGCGGTCGGGCTGGGCTTCGCCGCGCTCCTGCTGCTGGTGCGGTTCCACTGGACGCCGCTGCAGGACCTGGACCACGCGGTCGCCGAGGGCCTGAACCATCAGGTCGCCGGCTCCGCGACGAAGGTGAAGATCCTCCAGCAGATCTCCACGTTCGGCGGGCGGGTCTTCATGACCTCGCTGGTCGCCGTGGTGGTCACGATGCTGCTGATCCGGCGGCGGCCGCGGCTCGCGCTCTACCTGGTGATCACCGGGGTCGGGGCGATGATCCTGGACCCGTCGCTGAAGACGCTGGTCGGGCGGGTCCGGCCGGTGCTGGAGTCGCCGGTCGCGCACGCCCCGGGGAACAGCTTCCCGAGCGGGCACGCGCTGGGCTCGATGATCGTCTACGGGATGCTCGCCCTGGTGCTGCTCCCCGGCGTACGAAATCGGTGGAGGCCTTTGTTCCTGGGGTTTTTTGCCCTGATCGTGGTGCTGATCGGGTTCAGCCGGATCGCACTCGGCGTGCACTTCCTCTCCGACGTGCTGGCCGGCTGGCTGCTCGGGATCGCGTGGATCAGCACGACCGCGTACGCCTTCCGGGTCTGGCGCCGGGAGGCCGGCCACTCCGCCGAGCACGTCCTGCACGACGGCCTCGAACCGGAGGCCGCCCACGACCTCGAGCTCACGCCGGCCGAGCAGGCGGTGCTGCCGCACCCGTGGGTCAAGGGCGCGGAGCTCCTGGTCGGCTGGGTGCTCACGTTCGGCCTGCTCTACGGCCTCGGCTGGACCGTGACCAACTGGAACCCGAGCTGGGACGACGGTTTCTGCCGGTGGCTGCAGACGTTCCGCACGCCGGGCCTGGACCAGGCGAGCTGGGTGTGGAGCAAGGCCGGGGACACCCACGCGATCCTGATGATCTCGCTGGTCTTCTGCCCGCTAGCGCTGGCCCTGTGGCGGCAGTGGCGTCCGGTGCTGTTCCTGGTGCTGGCCATGGTCGGCGAGCTGACCCTGTTCCTGACCAGCGCCGCCGCGGTCGGCCGGCCCCGGCCCGGGGTCGAGCAGCTGGACGGGCAGATGCCCACCTCGTCGTTCCCGTCCGGGCACATCGCCGCGACGATCTGCCTGTGGGTCACGATCGCGATCATCGTGACCGCCCGGCTCCGGCAGCCGTGGCGCTGGATCTTCCCGGTGCTCGCGGTGGTGATGCCGCTCGGGGTCGCGACGTCCCGGATGTACCGTGGCATGCACCACCCGACCGACGTGCTCGGCGCGTGCCTGCTCGCCGCGGCCTGGCTGACCACGCTCTGGTTCGTGGTCCGGCCGAACGCCCACGCGGTCACCGCGAAGGAGGCAGCGGTGGAGAACCGGCAGCTGGTGGACGCCTGA